The window ATCATGCATGACCATAAGCGGGTCATCGACCGGTATTTGTCCGCAACTAATCTGCATAAAAGTCAGCATCGACTGGTTATGGCATTATCCTATTTAGGTAAGGGAATGTCACAGCGAGATTTGGCAGTAAGGCTTAATATTACGCCGGCCGCCATTGCTGTGACGGTGAAAAAGCTGGCAAGGGACGGGATCATTGAAAAAAAACCATCAGAAGATGATATGCGGTTTAACAAAGTAGAGATTACGGAGAAGGGCCGGCAGATTGCCAAGGAAAGCAAACAGGTATTTGAATATATCGATGCAAAAATGTTTGATGGATTTTCGGAGGAGGAGATGGCGCTGTTTGAGGAGTATCTTAACAGAGTGCAGGCAAATCTTTCCGATGTGTTAGGAAAAGAGGTGTTAAAAAATGAAAAGATGGATGAAATACGTTAAGCCGTATTGGGTGTATTTTGTGGTCGGTCCGCTGCTTATGATCATAGAGGTTGTCGGTGAGGTGTTCATGCCTAAATTTATGGCACAGATCATCAATAACGGTGTGCAGCATCAAAATGTAGGCTATATCATTACGATGGGGCTGGTCATGCTGGTGACGGCGGTCCTGATGATGCTGGGCGGCATTGGAGGCTCCTATTTTGGCGCAAAGGCCTCTATCAATTTTGGCGCTGATGTGCGCCATGATGTATTTTCGAAAGTGCAGAAATTTTCATTTAGCAATATCGATAAATTTTCTACGGCTTCTCTGGTCACACGGCTGACCAATGATGTAACGCAGATGCAAAATTTTATCAATATGCTGCTTAGAATGTGCCTTCGGTCGCCGGGCATGCTGATTGGCGCATTGATCATGGCCATCAATATCAATGCCAGACTGGCTCTGATTTTGGCTGTAATTATGCCGGTGATGGCCATCACGATGATTTTTGTGCTCAAAAAAGGATTTCCGCGGTTTGGTATTATGCAGACCAAGATAGATGGCCTGAATACGAGTATTCAGGAAAATCTGACCAATGTACGTGTAGTTAAGTCCTTTGTGCGCGAGGAGCAGCAGAATCAAAAGTTTCAGGAAGCAAACCGCGATCTGAAAAAAGCGGGACTGAGCGCGATGAATGTGGTCATTCTGACAATGCCACTGATGAACTTTTTTATGAACTTTACCTCGCTGGCCGTTGTTTGGTTTGGCGGCAGGCAGGTAATGGTCGGCGGTATGCAGATCGGCGATTTAACGGCATTTGTGACCTATATTACACAGATCCTGTCCTCGCTGATGATGCTTTCGATGATCTTTATGAATGCATCCCGCGCAATGGCTTCCTCCAAACGTCTTAAAGAGGTGCTGGATGAAAGGATTGATCTGAATGATGAGAATGCCAGATATCCGGAGCGCAAGGTGACGGAAGGACGGATTGAATTTAAAAATGTGAATTTCCGGTATTATAAAAACAGCCAGGAAAAGGTGCTGGATGAGGTCAATTTGACAATTGAGCCGGGACAGACTGTAGGCATTATTGGCTCTACCGGATGCGGCAAAACAACGCTGGTGTCCATGATTCCGCGTTTATATGATGCAGATGAAGGACAGATTTTAGTGGACGGCATCGATGTGCGCGATTATAAGCTGGAGAACCTGCGTGACGGCGTGGGCATGGTGCTGCAGAAAAATGTACTGTTTTCCGGCAGCATTAAAGAAAACCTTCTTTGGGGTGATGAAAACGCAACGGATGAAGAGATTTATGCGGCAGCAGAGAGCGCGCAGGCACATAGCTT is drawn from Lachnospiraceae bacterium and contains these coding sequences:
- a CDS encoding MarR family transcriptional regulator, which produces MKTEVQERQHTMMGKIMRIMHDHKRVIDRYLSATNLHKSQHRLVMALSYLGKGMSQRDLAVRLNITPAAIAVTVKKLARDGIIEKKPSEDDMRFNKVEITEKGRQIAKESKQVFEYIDAKMFDGFSEEEMALFEEYLNRVQANLSDVLGKEVLKNEKMDEIR
- a CDS encoding ABC transporter ATP-binding protein; the protein is MKRWMKYVKPYWVYFVVGPLLMIIEVVGEVFMPKFMAQIINNGVQHQNVGYIITMGLVMLVTAVLMMLGGIGGSYFGAKASINFGADVRHDVFSKVQKFSFSNIDKFSTASLVTRLTNDVTQMQNFINMLLRMCLRSPGMLIGALIMAININARLALILAVIMPVMAITMIFVLKKGFPRFGIMQTKIDGLNTSIQENLTNVRVVKSFVREEQQNQKFQEANRDLKKAGLSAMNVVILTMPLMNFFMNFTSLAVVWFGGRQVMVGGMQIGDLTAFVTYITQILSSLMMLSMIFMNASRAMASSKRLKEVLDERIDLNDENARYPERKVTEGRIEFKNVNFRYYKNSQEKVLDEVNLTIEPGQTVGIIGSTGCGKTTLVSMIPRLYDADEGQILVDGIDVRDYKLENLRDGVGMVLQKNVLFSGSIKENLLWGDENATDEEIYAAAESAQAHSFVQSFTDGYQMELGQGGVNVSGGQKQRLCIARALLKKPKILILDDSTSAVDTATEARIREAFNHELKDSTKIIIAQRITSVQDADEIIVVNEGKITGIGTHEQLLQHNEEYQEIYYSQMDKKEVTV